GCTGGGAGGGGAAATCGGGTGTGGTGGGGGCCTGGAGAGGGGCCCAAAAACCTTCTGGGGTGGAGAACTGGGCCCCCAAAAAACTGGCGCTATTGCGGGGTAACCCGGAAAGGAGCCAAAAGACGCCCGCTGTGGCCTGGAGGGAGCGGCCCCAAAACCTCCCGGCGGGGCTTAGAGGAACGGCTCCCATCTGCAAAAAAGCTCCTGGCGCGGGGCCCTGAGAAGGGCCCCGCCGGGGGCGAACCCGGAGTGGGGGGAGCGCCTGATCGCCTGAGCCGTGGGGGTGGGTAGTGAGCCGGGCTGGAAGCCCGGCCGGGGAGGGGCTGTGGAAGCGGCGAAGGAAGCAGGCGCGAGGGGGGAGCCGCGGTGGCCGAAGCGACAGTCTGGTGCGGGCTGAGCCGAGAGGGGGCGGTGCGGTGCTCCCCCTCCAACGATCTTCCTTAATCTTTTACTGCAGCAGTACTTACTCCACATACTTTAACACCACGAGGAGGGGGAGATGATCGCTTACGCCTGTGCCGGTTCGGGGATTATAGACTACGGGATATCCCTCTTCGTTTACAAAGGGGGCCTGTTGGGCTACTCCAAAGGAGGCGAATTCCCAGCCTTTTCCATCTCCCAGGGAACTGTGAAGGAGCACATGATCGATGGTTTCCCACGCTTCCTTATACCAATAGGAACCGGCAAAAGGACTTTCTTGCCAGGGACTATAAAAAGTGAGGCCCCTTAGGGTTTCATCCTGGGATATCTGGAAAGAATCCCGTAAAAGGAGTACGTCCTCTGGCCAGAAGAAAGGAGGCGCTTCTCCTGGGCCTTTTAAAGAGGGGCCCTCTAGAGGATAATCTCCTCCTCTGAGGTTGAAAGAACTCCGCCTTTCCTTTTTCCTCTGCTGAAGCTGAACCAGGCGACCGGCTTCTTCTGTCGTAGGAAGCAAGGCGGTTATCCGGGTTTTTCCCTGGCGCTCAAACTCATCGTAATTTTCGTTGAGATCTCCTACCACAAGGATAGCCCCCAGGGAGGGATCGTCCCGGCGACCGGCGATAGCTTCACTTTCCCTGTTTTGGTTCTCCTGAGGATATCCCTGTTTCAGCCCTGTATCCTCTTTATTTTTGACGGTCCCTGCCGCAGGGGATTGAATAAGTCCGTGGTTGTCGATGGTCCCCAGAAGTTCCCGGATCCGTCGTTGAATGATGGCCGCACTATCCCGACGAAAACGTTCCGTATCATCCTTACCCTTCTTGCTTTTCCAGTGGCAAACGAACACCACCAGGGGTTCTTTACCCGTATCCAGCATAAGCTCCAGGATAGGACGCTGACCTTCGCCCCCCTGTCGATACCCAAAATGGGACCGCTGGTCAATAATTCTATAACGGCTCAGGACCCCAATACCCAGGGCGGCATCGGCATTTTTAGAAAAAACAGCGTAGGGATAGGCTTTTTCTTTAAAACAGCCATTGAGGGCTTCAAGAATTTCCTTGTTTTCTATTTCTTCCAGGGCAAGGATGTCCGGTCCCTGGGGAAGCCAGCCAGCGAGGGCTTCCTGAATCTGGCTAATCCGCTCAAGGTATTTTTCTGGTGTCCATCCTTTGCTGTGGCGATAGTCAGCATACTCGGTGCCTGTTTCACTTCCATCAAAAAGGGCCTGGAGGTTCCAGGTTACCAGAGTAAGCTGTTCCTGGGGCTGTTTGGTCTGGAAGTTTTGCCCAATATCGCAACTAAGGAGTACAAAACAACAGATCCAGAGGCATACAAAAGCCACAAAAGTTGATATTGAGATGGCTGATAAACCACGGCGTTTTCGGCCCCCCTGAGGTGTTCTCCCAGGAAAGGCCGGACATATCAATCCCGGGAGTTCCTTTTTAGAAGGAGAAGAAATACCTCTCCCCAAATACCAACCAGAATCCATTTAAAAACCTCCTCATTAGAAGAAGGCGCCAATTATGCATGTTGCTTGAACACAAGGTTGTATCATTACCTGCCACCTACCAGTGAGTAAGGGGGCTAGAAGAGGGGATACCCTGAGGTTCCCTTGCTATAATTCTAAAGATATGCAGATATGGCTCTGAGGAAAGAACAAATAAAAAAGGGAGTCAATCGGCCCTGAGATTGACTCCCCCCATGAAGAAGGCTCTGGTATTTGGTTGTCTTCCAAGAAGCACAATGCACCCCAGAACGTGCATGGCACACGGCGAAGAAACACGCCTATTTTATTTCACAATACCCCAATCGATAGAAGTTCCTCTTCCTCGCTTCACCCTGTCCCATGCCGGTTCTGGTAAAGGGACCGACCCCTTTAGTAATTCTGAAGGACCGCCCATCTACATTGGGATTTCCCCTTTCCTGTACGATGGGCGGCACCTGTTATCTCCTGCGCTTAAAGCTTATTGGGATCTATGGTAAGAGTAATATCCTGATACGTCGTCGTCGTCGTCCCACCCGAAGTCGTCGTCGGAGTGGCCCCACTTACACAGAAGTTATCCCCCGTACTGTTTCCTAGAACAAGTTTCCAGCTCGCATCATCGTAGTAACAAATCTTAAACTGTGCCCCATCATTTGCATTTCCCCACGAAGGAGCTTTCCCATAAAAGGTAATAGCAAAGGTTCCCGTACTGTCAACCGTTCCCACAAGTCCTGTATCAGTAACGGTGTCCGCAGTCACATTCCAGTTATCTCCTATATTGGTGGGAGTAGATCCAATCTGAGATCCTGCTACCACCAGTTTCTTCCCAATATCGGCTACCAAACCAGTAATGGTAATAGTATAGGTACAATAAGCATTACTTGTGGAGGTAGCACTTACCTGTATAGCAGCAGTATTCGTCGTAGTAGTTACATCTACTTTTATGGGTAAAGTATAATCAGGATATTTCTGACTCCGCTCAATAGGGCAGGCCAGGAGCAGAAAGGCCCCAACCAGAGCCAGTAATATAACAGTACCTCGTTTCATCGTTTATTCCTCCCTTATGATTTAGAGATCCCAGCGCAAACCAATGCGGAAGGCGCCATAATTTTCATAGGCCCCTACCCCGTTATCCAGGATGTACCCATCCAGGTTAAAGTTGTCCTGCCCATCACCGAAACCTTTGTAAGGATCCATATTATAGATAAACTGGGCATAGGCTACCGGTTTATAAAGGACCTTTTCTACTTTCTTTACTATGCCGAGGAAGAATCCAAAGGGCGCATCAGAGGCGGTAACCCCTTCGTGTGCGGTTCTGAGTCCCGCACCGGCCTGGACCGTAAAGCTCTGGGGTAAGGTCACAGCACCGATAAGGGTATTAAAGAGCTGGTTAGTATTGGTGTTGTCATAGCCATAATAGACTTCGATCCCTTTAAAGATATCGGTAATATCCTTCATAGTAAACTTAGCTCCCCCTTCGCTCAGAAGGAAGGAACCCTTATTGGTACCCCGGCTATACTGATCTTCGGCGGTGTTAACATATTTCATTTTTGCATAGAGAGATAAACTCGAAGGAATACCAGCCAGGAGCGTTTCCGTATCTAGATCGATCGAAGGTTTCAGGTAGAATTCCAGCGTATCCTTATTCACGTAGGGGCGCTGCCAGGAGGCAAGGGAGGCATAATCATCTTTTATAAAGACCGTCTGGACATAGGGGTTCAGGCTGAGAGTAAGGATATCGATTGGCTTCACATAGCCATCGACCCAAACGCGCTGGGTATTCAGAGCACCAAGTTGATCACTGATGTTGGTATGTCCATCGGCCCCTTCTTCCACATACATCATGCTTGCCTGGGTACCGCGAGCTCGATAGCCAAGAGTAATCCCATAGGATTCGGCGGTGTAGCTTACCTGAAGATTCGTGGCAAAGTTATGAAGGAATCCAAGCCCTTCCTTCGCGCTGCTTACATCAGAACTGGAAGGAGAATAGGCAGTTTTATAAAGGTCATTAATTTTGACAGATCCCCAGACATTAAAGAGGGCATTGGCTTTAACGGTAATGGGGCCAAAAAGTCCCTTGTATCCACCAATAAAGTCTGCTTCATAAATAGAATCAAAAATGGTATCGTAGGTGTTCCCGTAGGCTCCGTTGTACTGGAAATCCAGATAGTGGTCCCCGATCTGGGCAGTCACATAGGAATACAAACCATATTGATTTCCTGCCCGATCGGCACTGCGGTTGGGCCCCAGGACTGCGTTGATAGTAATGTTATCCCCAATATTCTGGAGGGCCTGACCAAGGCTAAACTGGCTAAAGCCACCCACCTGGGCATATCCCGCTTCCCATTCTTGATCTACCGTGGTCCAGCTTACGTTTGTGTGAGAGGGAAGTTTTGCATACTTGTAACCGGTAAGATAGTTGACATAGGGGCTACTGAAGCCAGCCTTAAAGTGACCAAGATAGGTTCCTGCGGTCTTCTGGCCATTACATTATAATAATGGATAGGATCAAAGAAGGTATCAACCAAGAAATTCGTAAGCCCCTTCGAGAATTCAAGGCTATCTTTCTTGTACAGATTTTCAAAGCCATCGTTTTCAAACAGGGCTACTTCCACATACACAGGGAGATTGGGAAGGGCATCCCCAGAAAATTTGGCATAGGACTTTGCTCCAATACCGGCACTTTCTAAGGTCTAGGTTTTGGTGTTAAATTTACCCTGAAGACCAATCATACTCCAGGTCTGGAACTTTAATTTGGCAGAAGCGGCCCCTCCACCACTACTGGCCGCAGTTCCACCGCTTTTCGCCGCCAATAGCTCCGCCACATCTACAAGACCATTAAAACCCCCAAATCCATCATCAATCTTATCAGGGGCCTTAATATCGAAGATCCACTGCCCATCAGCCACAAACTTGTACTTAATGGTAGCGTCCCGGGGGAACACCTTTTTAAATTCCCAGCCATTCGCAACCTTTGTCATAGGGAGCCAGCCATTCTGCCAATCCGTAAAATCCCCTGCTATAAGGACTTCTTTAGCAGTGGTGCTCCCAAAGAAGAAGGTAACCTCGACGGTACCATCTCCTAAATCCTTTACGGTCACCTCGGCAAACAACGCAGCGCCGAGGACCAGTAAGGTACCGATGAAAGCTACAAGCCGTTTCATCACGATCCTCCTTGTAATTTTTTTCGGTTTATATATACCGTTTTACTAAACCGATTTATTTTATTTTACCACTGCTTTTAAAGATTTGTAAAGAATTTTTTTAAGATTTTTTGAAAAACCTCTGAAAACAACCCTCCAACCCCTTATTTTCAAATAAACCGTTTTAATATCTTTACAATTAAAAAACTTGGCAGAAAAGCTATGTATGAGTTCCCGCCGTTTTGTAGAGGCTTTATAACGTAGTTAGCCGCCTCTTAAACTAAAAGGCCCGCCTTTTGGGGAAGGCGGGCCTTTACATCGGTGGATTGCCTTATCTTAAATGAGGAGACTCAGTTCTTTTTTGTACTTACCCCACCACCACCTTTACCATAACAGGAACACCCCGACGGGCGCCATGAACAAGGGTTCCCGTGCAGGAAGCGCCTTCCACCTGGAGTTGAACCGTTCCCTGGTTGTTCCGGTTTTCTACTTCAATATGGTATTCTACCCCCCGGAACCAGCGGCGTATGGTGGCATGTTTTACATGGGAAGGGAGGCGGGGCTCTATAATGAGTCCATCAAAAGCAGGGCGGATGCCGCAGATCCACTGAGAAAGGGCCACGAAATTCCAGGCCGCCGTCCCGGTGAGCCAGGAGTTTTTTGCTTCCCCGTGGCGTTTACTCCCTTTCCCCGCAATCATCTGGGAATAGACATAGGGCTCCATCCGATGGAGTTCCGAAAGGTCCTCTCGATACGCGGGGGCTATCTTTTTCCAGTAGGTGAAGGCCCGATCAGGACGCCCCACTCGAATCTCTCCGATCATCACCCAGGGATTGTTGTGACAGAAGATTCCCCCGTTTTCTTTATACCCCGGCGGATACGAAGAAACTTCTCCCAGTTCTATATGGTATTCCTTATAGGGCGGATCGAGAATAACAATGCCATGGGGGGTGTCCAGGTGCTTTGCCACCGAATCCAGGGCCTGAACTGGATAGCCCCTTTCTTTCCCCACCAGGGCCATGGCCCCAAATCCCTGGGTTTCGATAAAGATTTTACCATCCTCACATTCGGCAGAACCGACCTTTCTCCCCGCATCATCATAGGCCCGTAGGAACCACTGACCATCCCAGCCATAACGAAGCAGGGCCTCTTCCATCGCACGGGCAGCCTCTTGAGCCCACTGGGCCTCTGCCTCATCACCCATGCGCCGGCAGATTTCAATGTAATCGGGGGCTACATACAGGAACATCTGGCCAATCAGAATCGATTCAGCGTTCTTTCCATCCTTATTGGTACAGGTCTGGAAAGAATCGTTGGGATCCATAGAAAAACAGTTCAGATTAAGGCAGTCGTTCCAGTCGGCCCGGCCAATGAGGGGCAGCCCATGGGGCCCCAGGTTATTGGTGACGTGGTGAAACGAGCGCTTCAGGTGTTCGTAGAGGCTTGCGGTATCCGCCGGATTATTATCAAAGGGGACCGATTCTTTAAGGAAAGCCCAGTCGCCGGTCTCCTTGATATAGCCCGCGACTCCCATAATGAGCCACAGAGGATCATCGTTAAAATTGCCGCCGATATCGCTGTTTCCCCGCTTGGTAAGGGGCTGGAACTGGTGGTAGGCCCCCCCATCGGGGAATTGGGTAGAAGCCACATCAAAAAGCCGTTCCCGGGCCTTTTCGGGCATAAGGTGCACAAAGCCCAGCATGTCCTGGCAGGTATCCCGGAAACCGATTCCTCGACCAATGCCGCTTTCAAAATAAGAGGCACTGCGGGCCATGTTATACGTTACCACACACTGATACTGGTTCCAGATATTGGCCATCCGGTCCAGTTTTTCATCCCCCGTCTGTACCGAAAAATGGGAGAGCTTTTCATCCCAGAACCGCTCAAGGGCATCCCAGGCTTCCTGAAACGCCTCAGGCCGGGCAAAATACCGCTCCATCTCCCGAGCCCGCTTTTTATTCACCACCCCGGGCTTCTCCCATTTTTCGTCCTGGGGATTTTCGATGTAGCCCAACACAAAGACGGCCCGTTTTTTTTCGCCAGGAGCCAGGTCCCATTCGATTCGATGGGAGGCTACGGGGGACCAGCCATCCGCCATCGATTGCCAGCTAACACCGGTTTCTACTACCGCAGGATGGGCGTAATCCCCATCCCGGCCAACGAAGGTTTCCCGGTCCGTGTCAAAACCGGCAATCTCCGCATCGGTCCAGAAAAAGGCGTAGTGGTTCCGCCGTTCCCGGTACTCAGTGACATGATAGATGGCGGAGCCCTCCACCTCTACCTGGCCGGTAGAAAGGTTCCGCTGAAAATTCGTAAAATCGTCCAACGCATTCCACAGACAAAACTCCACGAAGGAATGAATGCAAACCGCCTTCTCCTGACGACTCGTGTTTTCCAGGACCAACTCCTGAACTTCTGCGTTCATCCCCAGGGGAACAATGTACCGAACCGTAGCTCGGAGACCATTTTTTTCACCCACGATGGTGGTCCGGCCAAGGCCATGGCGGCATTCATAAAAATCCAGTTCCGTCTTAGTAGGTTTCCAGCCGGGATTCCAGACCGTGCCTTTGGGCTTTCCCCGCTTATTGCCACTCGCGAGCTCCCGTTCCTGGATATACAGGTACCGTCCATTACCATCTAGGGGTACATCGTTATACCGATACCGGGTAAGCCGGCGAAGCCGGGCATCCTTATAAAAACTATAGCCCCCGGCGGTGTTAGAAATAAGAGAGAAGAAACTCTCTGCCCCCAAATAGTTAATCCACGGATGGGGGGTTCTGGGTGTCTCAATTACATACTCCCGCGTTGCATCATCAAAATGACCAAATTTCATGCCTTACCCCTTCACTGCCCCGGCAACCACACCCTGGGTCAGTTTGTTGTTAAAGATAAAATAGATAATCATAACCGGTAACACCGCTATCACCAGGGCGGCAAGCTGCCAGCCCAATTGGGTACTCGTAAGGCTAGAGAAAGAATACACTCCCACAGGCAAGGACTTAGTAAGCTCCGAACTTGCCATAACCAACACTAACAGGAACTCGTTCCAGATTCCCAGGCCCGATATAATGGAAATCGTCGTTATAACGGGCACCGTCATAGGCACAATGATACTGAAAAACATTCGGAAGTAACCCGCCCCATCGATAAAGGCCGACTCAATAAGACTATCTGGCAAATCCCGAATAAACTGGGTTGCCAGCATAACCGAAAGGGGAAGTCCAAAGGCGATATACACGAGAATTATCCCCAGATGGGTATCGGTCAGTTTCAGGCTTGAAAGCATCAAAAAGAGGGGGACAATCACCGAGTTATTACTGATAAGATACCCAAAACCAATAAGTCCCCCAATAATAAGAGAGATTTTTTTAAAATCCATCTTACTGAGCCCAAAACCGGCCATCACCCCAAAAAGGGCAATAAAAAAGGTGGAAACCACTGCGTACAGCACACTGTTAAAGAATTTGCCCACCAGATTGCCCCGTTCCAGGGCAGAAATATAGTTAAAGAATACGGTTTTCCAGTGAATTTCCCATTGCATTTTTTGAGGAAGTTGAGACACCCGCAGGGTATCCCCCGGCTGGAGGCGGGCAATCTCTTCTGGAAGTTCTTCCTTTAAAAGGAAGAACACATGGAGTCGCCGCGTAGGAGCAATTTCGGTGGATTCTATGATAAGCCGTTCCCGGGGATCGTTTTGGATTTCCTCAGGGATCAGCACATTAAGAGCCTTCGGTATCACCTGATAGACATCATCCTTATTAAAAAAGAGGTCATGGGGAAGTGCATAGATATCTCGGACGAGTTCTTCGTTCGACTTAAACGATGAATAGCCCATCCACACCAGAGGAATAACCGTAATCAAGGTCCACCCAATGAATACCACATAGGAGATAACTTTCCCAAAGTAATGTTTTATTCGAGACGAGGAGTCATGCTGTTGCCACATATTAGTACTCCTCTCCGGCATTGAGTTTTTTGCCGATGTAATTACTTAAAAGAATAAGGAGCACGCTAATCACGATAATGGCATTGGAAATAGCCGCCCCATAGGCAAACCGTTCAGGATTGTTGTAATCCTGGAAGGCGGTCTGGTACATATAGATAGCAAGAACCATCGCATTATTCCGCTGGAGCCCCTGGGTGGTTATGGAAAATATAAGATCAAAGCCCCGCAGAGACCCTGCGATAGCCAGAATACTCGACACCAAAATAGTTCCTGAAAGGACGGGAACGATGACTCGGGTAAAAATCTGGAACTCATTGGCCCCATCGATCTGGGCAGCCTCGATCATGGCACTGTCAATCTTTTGGAGGTTTGCAAGGAAAATCACCATATACAGCCCCGTATACATCCAGATAAGGGCGAAACCGATGGGATACATGATCGTCTCGGCCTTAAGCATGAGGTCAAATTGAGCCTGAGGATTTCCCGTTACTAGTTGAATCAGGCGAGACACGGGACCATCGGCCTGAAAAAGCCGCTTCCACAAAATACCAATTACGATGGTGGATAAAAAGTTAGGCAAAAACACCATGGACTGAAAAAATTTACTCCATCGAACCATGTTTCGGTACAGAATATAGGCCAATGCAAACCCAATAGGGATCTGCCCAAACACCGAAACAAAAACTACAATGAGATTATTCTTAAGGGAGTGCCAAAAGTTGGGGTCCTGAATCATCTTCGTGTATTGAGCAAAGCCCACAAAATTCCAGGCTCCTCCCTTGTTAGGATTAAAATCGGTAAAACTTAACCAAAAGGAATAGACAATAGGATAGGCAACGATAAAAAGAAATAACACCGTCGCAGGTCCCACCATTCCTAAGTATGCCGGAAGATTTCTTCCGTTTCGACCTCTCATTCCGCACTCCTTTATCCAAGGCCCCGGCAGGATTCTTCCCTACCGGGGCCCAACACTATACTTTTAGATTCACCCTAGTTTTTATTTACCCCGAAGCAATTTTTCTACTTCCGCGGCCACCTCTTCAGGGGTAGCGGTTCCTGCGACAATCTTCTGCATCCCCGCATTCAGAGCATCATTGGGAGCACCACTTAAGTAGGCATCGATAACATCGGTGTTCTTTGCACTCTGGGCAAGCACCACCTTCTGCTTCACAATACTGGGAAGATCGTCTGGCACTTTGTAGTTCTTAAGGATCGGCGCCACGATGGCCCCATCCCGTAAGCGCTGGGTAGTTTCTTCATAACTATAGAAGTACTTAAGGAATTTAAGTGCTGCATCCCGTACCGCCGGATCCTTGGCACCCGCCTGGGTAAGCCCATAGCCAACCTGAATAGCTGCCGCTACCGAACCAGCCATAGCGGGCTTTTCACCGGGCAATTTGGGCCAGGCAAGCATCTTGGTTTTTTCAGCCACCGCAGGATCAATAGAACCGGCAGCCCACTGACCTTGAATCATGAACAAGGCCTTTTTGTTGCTGAAATTAGAGAGATTGGCTCCGTAATCAACGAGTATCGATTTTTCAGAGATAACCCCA
The DNA window shown above is from Treponema sp. J25 and carries:
- a CDS encoding sugar ABC transporter permease translates to MRGRNGRNLPAYLGMVGPATVLFLFIVAYPIVYSFWLSFTDFNPNKGGAWNFVGFAQYTKMIQDPNFWHSLKNNLIVVFVSVFGQIPIGFALAYILYRNMVRWSKFFQSMVFLPNFLSTIVIGILWKRLFQADGPVSRLIQLVTGNPQAQFDLMLKAETIMYPIGFALIWMYTGLYMVIFLANLQKIDSAMIEAAQIDGANEFQIFTRVIVPVLSGTILVSSILAIAGSLRGFDLIFSITTQGLQRNNAMVLAIYMYQTAFQDYNNPERFAYGAAISNAIIVISVLLILLSNYIGKKLNAGEEY
- a CDS encoding glycosyl transferase, whose amino-acid sequence is MKFGHFDDATREYVIETPRTPHPWINYLGAESFFSLISNTAGGYSFYKDARLRRLTRYRYNDVPLDGNGRYLYIQERELASGNKRGKPKGTVWNPGWKPTKTELDFYECRHGLGRTTIVGEKNGLRATVRYIVPLGMNAEVQELVLENTSRQEKAVCIHSFVEFCLWNALDDFTNFQRNLSTGQVEVEGSAIYHVTEYRERRNHYAFFWTDAEIAGFDTDRETFVGRDGDYAHPAVVETGVSWQSMADGWSPVASHRIEWDLAPGEKKRAVFVLGYIENPQDEKWEKPGVVNKKRAREMERYFARPEAFQEAWDALERFWDEKLSHFSVQTGDEKLDRMANIWNQYQCVVTYNMARSASYFESGIGRGIGFRDTCQDMLGFVHLMPEKARERLFDVASTQFPDGGAYHQFQPLTKRGNSDIGGNFNDDPLWLIMGVAGYIKETGDWAFLKESVPFDNNPADTASLYEHLKRSFHHVTNNLGPHGLPLIGRADWNDCLNLNCFSMDPNDSFQTCTNKDGKNAESILIGQMFLYVAPDYIEICRRMGDEAEAQWAQEAARAMEEALLRYGWDGQWFLRAYDDAGRKVGSAECEDGKIFIETQGFGAMALVGKERGYPVQALDSVAKHLDTPHGIVILDPPYKEYHIELGEVSSYPPGYKENGGIFCHNNPWVMIGEIRVGRPDRAFTYWKKIAPAYREDLSELHRMEPYVYSQMIAGKGSKRHGEAKNSWLTGTAAWNFVALSQWICGIRPAFDGLIIEPRLPSHVKHATIRRWFRGVEYHIEVENRNNQGTVQLQVEGASCTGTLVHGARRGVPVMVKVVVG
- a CDS encoding glycogen-binding domain-containing protein, whose protein sequence is MKRLVAFIGTLLVLGAALFAEVTVKDLGDGTVEVTFFFGSTTAKEVLIAGDFTDWQNGWLPMTKVANGWEFKKVFPRDATIKYKFVADGQWIFDIKAPDKIDDGFGGFNGLVDVAELLAAKSGGTAASSGGGAASAKLKFQTWSMIGLQGKFNTKT
- a CDS encoding endonuclease/exonuclease/phosphatase family protein, whose amino-acid sequence is MAFVCLWICCFVLLSCDIGQNFQTKQPQEQLTLVTWNLQALFDGSETGTEYADYRHSKGWTPEKYLERISQIQEALAGWLPQGPDILALEEIENKEILEALNGCFKEKAYPYAVFSKNADAALGIGVLSRYRIIDQRSHFGYRQGGEGQRPILELMLDTGKEPLVVFVCHWKSKKGKDDTERFRRDSAAIIQRRIRELLGTIDNHGLIQSPAAGTVKNKEDTGLKQGYPQENQNRESEAIAGRRDDPSLGAILVVGDLNENYDEFERQGKTRITALLPTTEEAGRLVQLQQRKKERRSSFNLRGGDYPLEGPSLKGPGEAPPFFWPEDVLLLRDSFQISQDETLRGLTFYSPWQESPFAGSYWYKEAWETIDHVLLHSSLGDGKGWEFASFGVAQQAPFVNEEGYPVVYNPRTGTGVSDHLPLLVVLKYVE
- a CDS encoding carbohydrate ABC transporter permease, which encodes MWQQHDSSSRIKHYFGKVISYVVFIGWTLITVIPLVWMGYSSFKSNEELVRDIYALPHDLFFNKDDVYQVIPKALNVLIPEEIQNDPRERLIIESTEIAPTRRLHVFFLLKEELPEEIARLQPGDTLRVSQLPQKMQWEIHWKTVFFNYISALERGNLVGKFFNSVLYAVVSTFFIALFGVMAGFGLSKMDFKKISLIIGGLIGFGYLISNNSVIVPLFLMLSSLKLTDTHLGIILVYIAFGLPLSVMLATQFIRDLPDSLIESAFIDGAGYFRMFFSIIVPMTVPVITTISIISGLGIWNEFLLVLVMASSELTKSLPVGVYSFSSLTSTQLGWQLAALVIAVLPVMIIYFIFNNKLTQGVVAGAVKG